The genome window CTCGGCGCTCCATATCGTCTCCTAATAAGGCAGGAAATAGTATGCACAGCATACAAAAATCTAAACTCATTACGTGGATAAAACGGCTGGTTTGCCACTGTCTAATAAAATCATACCAATCGCCTTTTGTCAAGCCAAAGGCAACTAAACCAACAGCAGCTAATGTTAAGAAAATTCCCGTAAAACGGGAGTCTAATATCTTTAAAAAGATATTTTTATGACCGGGAAATTCTGGATTCGGCTGGCGCAGGGCTAAATAAGGCAGCAAGGCAAATGCGCCGACGCCAAAGGATAAAACGGCAAATAGCCATGCAGGTATTTTCTGCCCCCTGCCGTCAGCAAATAAGACGCAACTGTAGATGAGCGGCCAGACTCCCATGATGTTGAACAACGCTACAATTAAAGGGTTGATGTCTGCTATTTTGCCTGTGGAAAGATTTGTAATTAGTGTGATGGTTTCTGGGCTGTCGGGTGGTGCAAATACAAAGGCGTAGGTGCTAAATGCAATCCAAAGCAGCCAAAATCCAATTTTTCGGAACATAGTTAGTTTTTGTTACTTCTGATATTACTATAGCAAGCTAAAAGGGTTTTTGAATAAGACTTTTTTATTGACCGCAGAGGACGCAGAGGAAGAGAGGAGAATATCTGAATGTATTGCTATTTGGTATTGCGGGTTTTGCGCAGATTGCTAAATTTTTGCATAAATTGGCGATCGATCCAATCTTTCCAGTACCACAGCAGCGCCGATTCCCACATGAAAGATCCGCGAGATGCGATCGCCCTTTTATTCCCAGTACCAATTAACCCTAAGTATTGTTCCTGCGGTGCAAAGGGTTTCAGCGGTTTTTCCAATAAAAACTGCTGCAAATTTTCAAACAGCGGTTTGCCCTGACGCACGGCAAACACGCCTGCTTTGGGACGGGGATAATTAACCATCGCAGCGATATCTCCCGCCCCAAATACGTTGGGGTGAGAGACTGATTGCAGGCAATCGTTGACTTGCATAAAGCCGTTTGAGTCGGCTGCTAAACCGGATTCTCTTATCCAATTGGCTGCGGATGCTTGTGTTACCCAAAAAATGCGATCGCACTTTAATTCTAAACCAGATTTACAGGAAATTTGGTAATCAGTAATTGTGATTTGGCAATGGGTTTCCCTCTCCATCTTTTCTACAGCACAGACTTTTTCCTTTAAATGCAATTGAATGCCGCGACTGATGAGAATTTCTTGAAGGCGTCGGCGCACCCGCTGATTGTGTCCCTGCATCAATTCAGGACCGCTGTGAAACAAATGAATTTCTAATTCTTCTTCTTTCTTCCCCCTTCCCTTTTCTCTCTTACGTCTTTCCTTGTACCTTAATATCCATCCCTTAAATCCGTTACACAATCCGTTCCCGAACCCCTCTTCCTTCCCCAATCGAGATTGCATATTTAATGCTAATTCTACGCCGCCTGCACCGCCGCCTACAATCGCTATCCGCAGCGGTTTTTGGGGATGGTTTGGTCTTTCGGAAATTAACTGATTCCAGCTAGCTAAAAACTCCGGTACCGGTTTAGCTGCAATTGCATATTCTGCGGCACCCGGTACAGATAAAGTCGCAGGAGTGCTGCCGATATCCACAGAAAGCACATCAAAATTAACCGGAGGGCGAGTTTGACAAATAACTAAATTTTTGTTAAGGTCGATCGCGATCGCCAGATCGGTTAATATTTGACACCCGGCAAATTCCGCGAGCGATCGCAAATCGATGTGACATTGATCGTAATCGTAAAACCCGGCAACGTGCCCCGGCAGCATCCCCGAATAAGGCGCGTGCAGCACGTCGCTAATCAGAGTCAAACGCACACCGGGCAGCGGTTTGATACCGAACATTTTTAATACGATAGCATGACTGTGACCGCCGCCAATTAACACTAAATGTTTCACAATTACAGATGTTCGATCGAAATGTTCCAGCACGGATATTGTACACCAATCGCACTCCTTGGGCCGCACTGTCCGGTAAGGAAAGCTGGCAGTGCGTAATTGATTTCCCAGCAGTTATACAGAATGCTGTCACTTACCCTCTGTCTCAGAGATTATACTTAGCTCAGTTGCGATCGCATAACATCAATTCACCCATTTCAGTTAACCGATTCCACATTCCGCGCAAATGGCTGTAGACTGTAGAGCGAGCAAATTTTATCACCAAATTATGCCGGGGTGTGTTTCAATAGCTAACTCACCATTCAAAACTATGACATTACGCATCATTCCGCGCAGTTGGCAGCGATCGATTAAAACTCTTTTCCCGCTTCTGTTTGCCCTCTCATTCATTATAGTATTGCTGGCGAACAACTTCATTCCGGCGATCGCCCAGCAACCCCGCCAGGAAATTCGCGGCGTTTGGATGACGACAAACGACAAAGACATCCTCAGAGATCGTCGCAAACTAGGAGATGCTGTCAGCCAACTAAAGCGGTTAAATTTCAACACTATTTATCCTGTAGCCTGGAATTCTGGCTATGCAATGTATCCCAGCTATGTAGCGCAGCAAAGAGACATTCAACCCTTTGTTTACAGAGGGTTAGACGGACAAGATATGCTCGCAGATTTAATCGCCCAAGCTCACCGCCAAGGCCTGCTAGTAATTCCTTGGTTTGAGTTTGGTTTCATGGCTCCTCCCACCTCAGAATTAGCCTTAAATCATCCCGATTGGCTGACAGAAAAACAGGACGGCAGCCAAACATCAAACGGTGTAGGTGGCGAAGTAGTTTGGCTCAATCCCTTTCATCCCGAAGTGCAGCAATTCATTACCGAACTCGTACTAGAAATCACCACTAAATATAACGCAGACGGCATTCAATTTGACGACCACATGAGTTTGCCGTCGGAATTTGGCTACGATGAGTACACAGTTGCTTTGTATACCAAAGAAACAAAAAAAGCTCCGCCCAAAGATTTTCAAAACCCAGCATGGGTGCAGTGGCGAGCCAATAAAATTACTGCTTTTATGTCGCAGCTAAATCAAGCCGTCAAAGCAGTCAAACCCCATGCTATTTTCTCAATTTCTCCCAATTACTACGAGTTTGCTTACAAACATCACCTGCAAGATTGGCTGACTTGGGTGCGTTTGGATATTGCCGACGAGCTAATCGTGCAAGTGTACCGTCCCAATTTAGAATCATTTGTAGACAAGATTAACCGTCCAGAAATGCAAGAAGCACAGCAAAAAATTCCCACCGGAGTTGGGATTATGACAGGTTTGAGAAATAACCCCGTACCGATTCAGCAAATTAAATCTCAGGTGCAAGCAGTCCAAGGATACGGCTTAGGTGTCGCTTTCTTCTACTACGAAAGCTTGTGGGAATATGCACCAGAACCTATCGCAGTTCGACTGTCTCAATTTAGCGATTTCTTCCCGTCTTCTGCATTCCGAACAGCGCTACAAATACCCAGACGCGCGGCGACTTTCCCTCCGCCTGCGCCACCCAAACCAGACCCCAAAGCTAAGCCAGAGCAACCTACCAAAAACAGCCCACCTTCGGCCTCGCCAACCACGTAAAAGAATTAAAGAGTCATCAGTCATTGGTAATTTTGTAGGGTGTGCCATTAGTCCGACAGTCCAACAGGGGTTTAAACCCCTGTCTCATAGCTGAAGTCGTCTAAAGACGACTGTAGCAATTCTATCAAAGCTGTTTTTCTATAGAGTTAGCGCAGAATATATGTGTACCTCTACTGTTGAAAATTGAGATTACTATTTGAGTCGGTTTTAACCGACTTATGCTATTAGACAGGGACTTGAGTCCCTGGCGGCCCGTGGCAGAATGAAACAGCTCTACTGGGGCTAGGGGATACCGAGTTATGTTCCTATAAAATATCCGTATTACCAACAACTACCATCAAAAAAATGCAAACAAAGCAAAAAATTTTACTGCCAAAAATGGGCTGCGGCACTTGGGCTTGGGGCAACAGATTCCTCTGGGGCTACAATGAAAGTATGGACGAGGAATTGCAAGCCGTTTTCAATCTTTGTGTTAGTAACGGCGTCACTTTATTCGATACCGGTGACTCTTACGGAACAGGGAAATTAAATGGACGCAGCGAACAGCTTTTGGGTCAGTTTTCTCAACTATATCAAGGTGCAAACAAAGACAGTATTTGTATTGCGACCAAACTGGCTGCTTATCCTTGGAGACTGACGCGACAATCAATGATATCGGCTTGCAAAGCCTCTGCGGCGCGCCTCGGAAAAAATGTAGATTTGGTGCAAATGCACTGGTCTACAGCAAATTACGCTCCTTGGCAAGAGGGGGCTCTTTTGGACGGTTTGGCTGACCTTTACGAGCAAGGATTGGTCAAGGGAGTGGGCTTATCTAATTACGGGCCGAAACGGCTGAAATGGGTGCATCAAAGATTTAGCGATCGCCAAATTCCCATTGTTACTTTACAAGTGCAATATTCGCTACTTTCTACCTATCCGGTGACAGAACTCGGGTTGAAAGATGTTTGCGATGAATTGGGGATAAAATTGATTGCTTACAGTCCTCTAGCCTTGGGGTTGCTGACGGGTAAATATTCCGAAAACGGCTCTCTTCCTAAAGGCATCCGAGGTTTGGCGTGCAAGCAGCTACTTCCGGGAATGCGATCGCTTTTGGAGTGTTTGCGAGAAATAGCGGCATTCAGAAACAAGACTGTTTCGCAGGTAGCAATTAACTGGTGCATCTGCAAAGAAACTATTCCGATTCCGGGGGCGAAATCTGCGGCACAGGCGAGGGATAATATTGGTGCTTTGGGGTGGGAGTTAGACTCCGGGGAGATTGCCGAATTGGATAAGGCGGCGGCAAGTGTAGATAAAAAAATGGTGCAGAATATCTTTCAAACTCGGTAATATCTGAGATGTTGTACCATTTTCATGAACAGGCTTTCCGGGCTGTTCCACAAGACATGAATTTGCTTGTTCCACAAAAACTAAATTTTCTTGTGAACCCTTGCTCCTATAGCGCCGGTTCAGTAAAAGATGTTGAGAAAAAGCATTAAGTATGATGGCTAAAAAAATCAACCATCGCTTGGACAGTGCGATCGCCTTTGGGGCCTCGACAGCGTTCAAGTTTCCGTTTGTGGTTTCTGTATGGTCGATTCCAGCAGGTTTTGGGCTATCTTTTACCGTCGGGTTGTTAGCTGGAGTATTGCCGGCTCGGAATGCCGCTCGCTTAGATCCGATCGCAGCCTTGCGGAATGATTGAACTTAGTGATGTTCGCCCCCGTTAAATTGAACAGTCCTGGACGCAAGTATCACAATTATAGTCCTGGACGCACGAGTGGTCTGATACCGCTTTTGATGGAAGATCAGACTTCGTTGTCGTAACGCGACTTAGAAAAAAATTACGTTAAAAATCGCTGCAAACAAAGACAGGTAAAGGGTTTGAGGTTGAATAGGGTTCTATCCAGAACTGACAAGGATTTCAGTTCTGACAGGGCATCAAACTCTTTTCCTTACCTAGAGTGCGTTTCAGCTAGTTTAGGGGCGAGAAAATTTCTAAGTTCCATTAGAAATAATATACGTCTCTTCAAATATAATAACAAAAACCCCTTATCCAACAGGCAATTTCCATGTTAGAAGCATTGGTATTGGCGACAGTATTTTGCGGATTTTTTGGTATCATCTTTAAAAAGAACCTGATCATGAAAATCGTCTGTATGGATGTCATGAGTACAGGGGTTATAGCCTATTACGTGGTGGTGGCATCGCGAGAAGGCTGGCTGACACCAATTATTTCAAAGGGGAAAAATGTCGCTTACGCCGATCCGGTTCCCCAGGCGGTGATCTTAACGGCGATCGTGATCGGCTTTTCGATTCAGGCTTTAATGCTGGTCAGTGTGATGAAGCTGGCACGAGATAATCCGACATTAGAAAGTAACGAAATCGAGATGAATAATACCCCATGAATACCCTGACGCTAGCCTGGATAGGACTCCCGTTTTTTGTCGGGTTTAGTATTTATTTGATTCCGAAGCTTGACAAGTATCTCGCAATATTCGGAGCGATCGCCTCCGCTGCCTATGCGTTCCTGCTTTTTGCTATGCCGTCAGCGGTGACGCTGGAGTTACTTGATAATTTCAGTGTCACGTTGTTGGTCGATCGCTTGAGCGGCTATTTCATCTTAACCAATGCCTTAGTCACAGCAGCGGTGATTATCTACTGTTGGCCCACAGATAAGACGGCATTTTTTTATGCACAGATTCTGATGGTACACGGCAGTCTGAATGCGGCCTTTGCCTCTACTGACTTTATCAGTTTATATGTAGGTTTAGAGGTCAGCGGCATTGCGGCGTTTCTCTTGATTGCCTATCCTCGCACCGATCGCTCGATTTGGGTGGCTTTGCGCTATCTATTTATTAGCAATACGGCAATGCTGTTTTATCTAGTCGGTGCCGTGCTGGTTTATAAGGCAAGTCATTCGTTTAGTTTTGCCGGCTTGGGTGCAGCGCCCCCAGAGGCGATCGCTCTGATCTTTATGGGACTCTTGGTTAAGGGAGGTGTGTTTGTATCGGGGTTATGGCTACCGTTAACTCACTCGGAAGCAGAAACGCCTGTGTCGGCTTTGCTGTCAGGGATTGTGGTCAAAGCGGGGGTATATCCCCTCGTGCGCTGTGCGCTGATGGTGGAGGAGGTGGCACCCATCGTCGAAATCTTTGGCGTCGGAACGGCGCTGCTGGGCGTGTTCTATGCCGTTTTAGAAAAAGATAGCAAACGGATGTTGGCTTTTCACACGGTTTCGCAGTTGGGCTTTATCCTCGCTGCACCGTCCGTGGGTGGGTTTTATGCGCTGGCCCACGGTTTGGTCAAATCGTCGCTGTTTCTGATTGCAGGATCGTTACCGAGTCGTAATCTCAAAGAATTGAAACAGAAGCCGATCGATACCAATATCTGGATTGCCTTAGTCATAGCTAGCTTATCAATCTCTGGCTTTCCCTTGTTGGTTGGCTTTGGGGCAAAGGTGTTGACGGTGAAGAATTTGGGACCCTGGGAAACGATCGCGATGAATCTCGCAGCAGTCGGAACAGCAATCTCTTTTGCTAAATTCATCTTTCTACCCCGTGGCGGACCAACAACAGCCAAACCCGGTTTTTGGCCTGCGGTGTTGCTGTTGCTAGCTGGGCTGATTGCAGCCAATGCTTTTGATTTTCAGGCTTATACGCTGGAAAATATGCTTAAGGCGATCGCCATCATCGGCGTTGGTTGGTTAGCCTATTTTCTAATTTTTCAACGCACGGCAATCAAACTGCCACGTATGCTTGAAGAATTCGATCATTTGGTCGGTTTTATGAGCTTGATTTCGCTCCTACTATTCTGGATGGCATTGCCAACATGATTGGACATCTAATATTAAGACTGACGATCTGGTTTCTACTCACTGCCGATTTTAGTTTGGCAAATATTGCGATCGGCATCATCATTGCTTTCCTGTTGCCGCGCAGCTACGCACCCCCGGAACCTTTGAGGGAATGGTTGGGGGTGTTGGGTAACATCTTCAGGGCGATTCCGATAGCTTATTTAGAAGCATTTGAACTCATACTCCGTCCCCATAGGCACGAAGATGCGATCGTGGAAAAAGTGCCAAACCATCGATCGCCCTTGCTGATCTTCCTAGATGTCTTCCTGATCACTTTTACTCCTAAGACGATTGTCGTGAAATATCACGAAGAGGGTTTTTACGAAGTACACAGGGTGCGGCGGACTTCGAGTAATTAGCTGAAGTTTTTTAGGATTTTTTAACCGCAGAGAACGCAGAGAACGCAGAGGAAGAGCGGGGAGAAATCAGTAATTCCTATTTAGCTAAGTCAGCAAACAATCAGGAGGGTACAGCATTGAACAACTTGAACAACTTGATTCTAATTGCGATGATTCTGGCTCTGCTCAT of Oscillatoria nigro-viridis PCC 7112 contains these proteins:
- a CDS encoding glycoside hydrolase family 10 protein; translated protein: MAVDCRASKFYHQIMPGCVSIANSPFKTMTLRIIPRSWQRSIKTLFPLLFALSFIIVLLANNFIPAIAQQPRQEIRGVWMTTNDKDILRDRRKLGDAVSQLKRLNFNTIYPVAWNSGYAMYPSYVAQQRDIQPFVYRGLDGQDMLADLIAQAHRQGLLVIPWFEFGFMAPPTSELALNHPDWLTEKQDGSQTSNGVGGEVVWLNPFHPEVQQFITELVLEITTKYNADGIQFDDHMSLPSEFGYDEYTVALYTKETKKAPPKDFQNPAWVQWRANKITAFMSQLNQAVKAVKPHAIFSISPNYYEFAYKHHLQDWLTWVRLDIADELIVQVYRPNLESFVDKINRPEMQEAQQKIPTGVGIMTGLRNNPVPIQQIKSQVQAVQGYGLGVAFFYYESLWEYAPEPIAVRLSQFSDFFPSSAFRTALQIPRRAATFPPPAPPKPDPKAKPEQPTKNSPPSASPTT
- a CDS encoding ABC transporter permease, whose translation is MMAKKINHRLDSAIAFGASTAFKFPFVVSVWSIPAGFGLSFTVGLLAGVLPARNAARLDPIAALRND
- a CDS encoding Na+/H+ antiporter subunit E; amino-acid sequence: MIGHLILRLTIWFLLTADFSLANIAIGIIIAFLLPRSYAPPEPLREWLGVLGNIFRAIPIAYLEAFELILRPHRHEDAIVEKVPNHRSPLLIFLDVFLITFTPKTIVVKYHEEGFYEVHRVRRTSSN
- a CDS encoding aldo/keto reductase, translating into MQTKQKILLPKMGCGTWAWGNRFLWGYNESMDEELQAVFNLCVSNGVTLFDTGDSYGTGKLNGRSEQLLGQFSQLYQGANKDSICIATKLAAYPWRLTRQSMISACKASAARLGKNVDLVQMHWSTANYAPWQEGALLDGLADLYEQGLVKGVGLSNYGPKRLKWVHQRFSDRQIPIVTLQVQYSLLSTYPVTELGLKDVCDELGIKLIAYSPLALGLLTGKYSENGSLPKGIRGLACKQLLPGMRSLLECLREIAAFRNKTVSQVAINWCICKETIPIPGAKSAAQARDNIGALGWELDSGEIAELDKAAASVDKKMVQNIFQTR
- a CDS encoding cation:proton antiporter gives rise to the protein MNTLTLAWIGLPFFVGFSIYLIPKLDKYLAIFGAIASAAYAFLLFAMPSAVTLELLDNFSVTLLVDRLSGYFILTNALVTAAVIIYCWPTDKTAFFYAQILMVHGSLNAAFASTDFISLYVGLEVSGIAAFLLIAYPRTDRSIWVALRYLFISNTAMLFYLVGAVLVYKASHSFSFAGLGAAPPEAIALIFMGLLVKGGVFVSGLWLPLTHSEAETPVSALLSGIVVKAGVYPLVRCALMVEEVAPIVEIFGVGTALLGVFYAVLEKDSKRMLAFHTVSQLGFILAAPSVGGFYALAHGLVKSSLFLIAGSLPSRNLKELKQKPIDTNIWIALVIASLSISGFPLLVGFGAKVLTVKNLGPWETIAMNLAAVGTAISFAKFIFLPRGGPTTAKPGFWPAVLLLLAGLIAANAFDFQAYTLENMLKAIAIIGVGWLAYFLIFQRTAIKLPRMLEEFDHLVGFMSLISLLLFWMALPT
- a CDS encoding FAD-dependent oxidoreductase gives rise to the protein MKHLVLIGGGHSHAIVLKMFGIKPLPGVRLTLISDVLHAPYSGMLPGHVAGFYDYDQCHIDLRSLAEFAGCQILTDLAIAIDLNKNLVICQTRPPVNFDVLSVDIGSTPATLSVPGAAEYAIAAKPVPEFLASWNQLISERPNHPQKPLRIAIVGGGAGGVELALNMQSRLGKEEGFGNGLCNGFKGWILRYKERRKREKGRGKKEEELEIHLFHSGPELMQGHNQRVRRRLQEILISRGIQLHLKEKVCAVEKMERETHCQITITDYQISCKSGLELKCDRIFWVTQASAANWIRESGLAADSNGFMQVNDCLQSVSHPNVFGAGDIAAMVNYPRPKAGVFAVRQGKPLFENLQQFLLEKPLKPFAPQEQYLGLIGTGNKRAIASRGSFMWESALLWYWKDWIDRQFMQKFSNLRKTRNTK
- a CDS encoding cation:proton antiporter subunit C → MLEALVLATVFCGFFGIIFKKNLIMKIVCMDVMSTGVIAYYVVVASREGWLTPIISKGKNVAYADPVPQAVILTAIVIGFSIQALMLVSVMKLARDNPTLESNEIEMNNTP